CGCGTGGCGGGTTGAGCGCATTACCGATGCGCTCGGCGTGGGCGGTGGCGACGGCACGCAGCGTCTATCGTGAGATTGGTATCCAGGTCAGGCAACAGGGCACACATGCCTGGGATGAGCGCATCAGTACCAGTCGGCTGGATAAGCTTCGCCTGCTCTGCCAGGCTTCCGGTATCGCGCTAAGTTCGCGCGCCGAAACTACCGAGCCGCGTCCGCCGGGGTTGTGGACTCGTCCTCGTTGAGCGAAGCGCTCTTGAGTGGCCCCTCATGCAGCTCACGAAGCTGACGGCGCAGCGCGGATACCGGTGGCGCGTAAAGAAACCCGTACGATACACAGCGCTGACGATCATGCACCGCATGGTGCATCAGGTGCGCCTGATAAAGACGTTTGAGGTAGCCGCGACGAGGCACGTAGCGGAAAGGCCAGCGGCGGTGTACCAGCCCGTCATGCGCAACGAAATACAGAAACCCGTAGGCGGTCATGCCGGCACCTACCCACTCCAGCGGGTGCCAGCCGGCAGTGCCAAGCGCAATCAGCGCAATGGCGACGCCAGCGAAGACCACCGCGTACAGGTCATTCTTTTCGAACCAGCCGCTGCGCGGCTCGTGGTGCGAGCGATGCCAGCCCCAGCCCCATCCGTGCATGATGTGCTTGTGCGCGAACCAGGCGAACAGCTCCAT
The nucleotide sequence above comes from Halopseudomonas xinjiangensis. Encoded proteins:
- a CDS encoding sterol desaturase family protein; protein product: MSIAVNALVFLATLAGMELFAWFAHKHIMHGWGWGWHRSHHEPRSGWFEKNDLYAVVFAGVAIALIALGTAGWHPLEWVGAGMTAYGFLYFVAHDGLVHRRWPFRYVPRRGYLKRLYQAHLMHHAVHDRQRCVSYGFLYAPPVSALRRQLRELHEGPLKSASLNEDESTTPADAAR